A part of Miscanthus floridulus cultivar M001 chromosome 6, ASM1932011v1, whole genome shotgun sequence genomic DNA contains:
- the LOC136456876 gene encoding uncharacterized protein isoform X1 gives MHPPSSKPMEIAAVACRAGLLARARPGSRARRRAWEHGVAVGPAPSAARRRLLVASLGVGEPLPAQTLVEEAVVLEVGVVEPLPPQSLGEEAVALEVGEDDDLDSLVSAENLLPPAAAIADVPEARTVSVKFVLRKQCAFGQQFLVVGDDAALGLWDPAKAIALVWSEGHVWTVTTDLPANRSIEFKFLLRDASGHVRWQHGTNRTLQITETPNTMVVHEDWDHGNKQKVSEEEELSIGEEDVMFSEDLAGTNGATPVDTADNPQKHQNLETDRSAAVVADAPLQGEMVAANGTDQPQLMVDKHQTILEEVPGEQNGTPSADDYAGNGNDDDTTLYQGGDLLPNRPTSIFENDLAWAGKAMQQMLRILGFQIGTTRT, from the exons atgcaTCCGCCGAGCTCGAAACCGATGGAAATCGCGGCCGTGGCGTGCCGCGCCGGGCTGCTAGCGCGGGCCCGTCCTGGCAGCAGGGCGCGCAGGCGGGCGTGGGAACACGGCGTTGCCGTCGGCCCCGCCCCGTCCGCCGCTCGAAGAAGGCTGCTCGTCGCGTCGCTCGGGGTCGGGGAGCCACTCCCGGCGCAAACCCTGGTCGAGGAGGCCGTGGTGCTGGAGGTTGGGGTCGTGGAGCCACTCCCGCCGCAATCCCTGGGCGAGGAGGCCGTGGCGCTGGAG GTGGGTGAGGATGATGATCTGGACTCGCTAGTTTCGGCCGAAAACCTACTGCCTCCCGCTGCTGCTATTGCTGACG TTCCTGAGGCCAGGACAGTGAGCGTCAAGTTCGTGCTGAGGAAGCAGTGCGCCTTTGGCCAGCAGTTCCTCGTCGTCGGCGACGACGCGGCGCTCGGACTTTGGGATCCAGCTAAGGCGATCGCCTTGGTTTGGTCAGAAGGCCACGTCTGGACGGTGACGACG GATTTACCGGCGAACAGGTCGATCGAGTTCAAGTTCCTGCTGCGAGATGCCTCGGGGCATGTCCGTTGGCAGCATGGCACTAACAGAACTCTGCAAATTACTGAAACCCCAAACACCATGGTTGTCCACGAAGACTGGGATCACGGCAACAAACAGAAAGTatcagaggaggaagagctctccatcggggaagaaGATGTGATGTTTTCCGAGGATCTTGCAGGAACAAATGGCGCAACGCCGGTAGATACGGCAGATAATCCCCAAAAGCATCAGAATCTGGAGACCGACAGGTCGGCTGCGGTGGTTGCAGATGCTCCTCTGCAGGGGGAAATGGTAGCAGCCAATGGAACGGACCAACCACAG CTGATGGTGGACAAACACCAGACGATTCTTGAAGAGGTCCCCGGAGAACAAAACGGCACCCCTTCTGCCGATGATTATGCTGGCAATGGCAACGACGACGACACTACCTTGTATCAGGGAGGTGATCTGCTGCCGAATAGGCCGACAAGTATATTTGAGAACGacttggcctgggccgggaaagcCATGCAGCAGATGCTCCGGATCCTTGGTTTCCAGATCGGCACAACAAGAACATGA
- the LOC136456876 gene encoding uncharacterized protein isoform X2 has translation MHPPSSKPMEIAAVACRAGLLARARPGSRARRRAWEHGVAVGPAPSAARRRLLVASLGVGEPLPAQTLVEEAVVLEVGVVEPLPPQSLGEEAVALEVGEDDDLDSLVSAENLLPPAAAIADVPEARTVSVKFVLRKQCAFGQQFLVVGDDAALGLWDPAKAIALVWSEGHVWTVTTVSSQDLPANRSIEFKFLLRDASGHVRWQHGTNRTLQITETPNTMVVHEDWDHGNKQKVSEEEELSIGEEDVMFSEDLAGTNGATPVDTADNPQKHQNLETDRSAAVVADAPLQGEMVAANGTDQPQLMVDKHQTILEEVPGEQNGTPSADDYAGNGNDDDTTLYQGGDLLPNRPTSIFENDLAWAGKAMQQMLRILGFQIGTTRT, from the exons atgcaTCCGCCGAGCTCGAAACCGATGGAAATCGCGGCCGTGGCGTGCCGCGCCGGGCTGCTAGCGCGGGCCCGTCCTGGCAGCAGGGCGCGCAGGCGGGCGTGGGAACACGGCGTTGCCGTCGGCCCCGCCCCGTCCGCCGCTCGAAGAAGGCTGCTCGTCGCGTCGCTCGGGGTCGGGGAGCCACTCCCGGCGCAAACCCTGGTCGAGGAGGCCGTGGTGCTGGAGGTTGGGGTCGTGGAGCCACTCCCGCCGCAATCCCTGGGCGAGGAGGCCGTGGCGCTGGAG GTGGGTGAGGATGATGATCTGGACTCGCTAGTTTCGGCCGAAAACCTACTGCCTCCCGCTGCTGCTATTGCTGACG TTCCTGAGGCCAGGACAGTGAGCGTCAAGTTCGTGCTGAGGAAGCAGTGCGCCTTTGGCCAGCAGTTCCTCGTCGTCGGCGACGACGCGGCGCTCGGACTTTGGGATCCAGCTAAGGCGATCGCCTTGGTTTGGTCAGAAGGCCACGTCTGGACGGTGACGACGGTGAGCTCCCAG GATTTACCGGCGAACAGGTCGATCGAGTTCAAGTTCCTGCTGCGAGATGCCTCGGGGCATGTCCGTTGGCAGCATGGCACTAACAGAACTCTGCAAATTACTGAAACCCCAAACACCATGGTTGTCCACGAAGACTGGGATCACGGCAACAAACAGAAAGTatcagaggaggaagagctctccatcggggaagaaGATGTGATGTTTTCCGAGGATCTTGCAGGAACAAATGGCGCAACGCCGGTAGATACGGCAGATAATCCCCAAAAGCATCAGAATCTGGAGACCGACAGGTCGGCTGCGGTGGTTGCAGATGCTCCTCTGCAGGGGGAAATGGTAGCAGCCAATGGAACGGACCAACCACAG CTGATGGTGGACAAACACCAGACGATTCTTGAAGAGGTCCCCGGAGAACAAAACGGCACCCCTTCTGCCGATGATTATGCTGGCAATGGCAACGACGACGACACTACCTTGTATCAGGGAGGTGATCTGCTGCCGAATAGGCCGACAAGTATATTTGAGAACGacttggcctgggccgggaaagcCATGCAGCAGATGCTCCGGATCCTTGGTTTCCAGATCGGCACAACAAGAACATGA